A window from Theobroma cacao cultivar B97-61/B2 chromosome 3, Criollo_cocoa_genome_V2, whole genome shotgun sequence encodes these proteins:
- the LOC18603933 gene encoding glutaredoxin-2, mitochondrial: protein MPFKLMIFMCKALPFSPFFFSFLAEAGQVVQPFSATNGACKWTLRHLVSALALHSYTFKTPGNKINSQVIRSRRLFSATLLLSSGTQLFLTRKLDGKGNLTAVYKVIELDEQSDGREMQQALAEWNRQGTVPNVFVAGKHIGGSDAVVAKYEAGELLHLLVAAGSMPNIQL from the exons ATGCCCTTTAAGTTGATGATCTTCATGTGCAAAGCCCTCCCATTTtccccattttttttctcttttcttgcaGAAGCTGGCCAGGTGGTGCAGCCATTTTCTGCCACCAATGGTGCATGTAAATGGACCTTGAGACACCTGGTCTCAGCTTTGGCTCTACACAGCTACACGTTTAAAACACCAGGAAACAAGATAAATAGCCAGGTGATCCG GTCGAGGAGATTGTTTTCTGCAACCCTGTTGTTGTCTTCAGGTACTCAACTGTTTTTGACTAGAAAACTAGATGGAAAAGGAAATTTGACAGCAGTTTACAAGGTCATTGAACTGGATGAACAAA GTGATGGACGGGAGATGCAACAAGCTCTAGCTGAGTGGAATCGTCAGGGGACAGTGCCTAACGTGTTCGTTGCAGGAAAGCACATCGGTGGCTCTGACG CCGTGGTGGCTAAGTATGAAGCTGGGGAGCTGCTGCACCTTCTTGTAGCTGCCGGCTCCATGCCCAACATACAACTGTGA
- the LOC18603934 gene encoding uncharacterized protein LOC18603934 translates to MGLLKVSCVLLLSLVFSALSFKGNCDGSEFSVKFLRAPHALSHLSSAKFVFEVLGGGNGTCSDCSITCKLDYGSASDCGARKILYSGLPDGNHTFGVCINGSQGAGCSSYNWTVDTVPPTAYVTSSAPFTNALNVSVNISFTESCPGGGGFRCSSVNDCNLLVYGAGQVVPSSLIILEPNLKYSLLVAISSAAQYGRLVLVMDRSFCTDSAGNTFTRSANSSFQVHFDRRSVFVDLRTHVPEKLLQVNSEIRTVRATNNHNNLKVYLYFSAPILNSSAEILSSLNIRQGRLLPISGEHHGNRRFGFLVANISDIAIVTISLTPNSTISRQGTPVSPVAPVTFLYDSQRTAVRLSTTSHMRTREHNVPISIKFMKPVFGFNSSLISISGGRLQSFHEISRSIYAAEIRADDDVVSVNIPENVTGDVAGNKNLASNVLQVRHYSIPIISSVISIFATAAFLLTCFAAGLLTTSTASLQSVGAFSRPSSSLSSDPARILFRSACHIQVFALSRWLAVTLPVEYYELARSLEWSIPYFSLPWETGHIQPVMMGSSPSDGSNSFFSRAYDWEISNSFQPKQEEFKVAANVYGSPLSAMEYRSFFENQSMKPEADYILDKLHSNGWRDFDRSLFWLAVIGGSLVLLHVFLYFILKCKRRDFEKQGSYGALIFPRFEIFLVILALPCICQASAALVAGGTPSGVVVGILLLGVVAFVLLSLLLFLSVGITLGKLLQYKEVHREGQQFHWYQDIIRVTLGPGKRGQWTWKKKANSVHLTMFGPLFEDLRGPPKYMVSQISGDNPSRQGDRIIASDDETEDAEAPFIQKLFGILRIYYTLLESVKRVSLGVLAGAYLNNWLSKTPVVILLCITSFQLFFLVLKKPFIKKKVQLVEIISLSCEVGMFATCFVLLEKEFSAGGETKIGIFMLMLFLFGFLAQMITEWYALYEQTKQIDTARNSFLTGLKIASIGFLLYFIPQKLMKSFESNFPAFQRGGEVTADTGVPSDRMRSTSGSRSSGTPEKPWPKQLREMAKASFSKDGSKVPTDPSSSGTKWSGFWGTKRSGSSSLSSSSDMKSKSKGLYKDLEAIFASK, encoded by the exons ATGGGTTTGCTCAAGGTGTCATGTGTGCTTTTGCTTAGTTTGGTTTTTTCAGCTTTGTCTTTCAAAGGGAATTGTGACGGTTCAGAGTTCTCAGTGAAGTTCTTAAGGGCTCCTCATGCATTATCTCACCTTAGCTCAGCCAAATTTGTCTTTGAAGTTTTGGGAGGTGGCAATGGCACTTGCTCAGACTGTAGCATCACTTGCAAG CTGGATTATGGCTCTGCTTCAGACTGTGGAGCTAGAAAGATTTTGTACTCAGGCTTGCCGGATGGAAACCACACATTTGGGGTCTGCATAAATGGCTCTCAAGGAGCTGGCTGCAGTAGCTATAACTGGACTGTTG ACACAGTCCCTCCCACAGCATATGTAACCTCATCGGCACCTTTCACAAATGCTCTAAATGTTTCTgtaaatatttctttcactGAATCTTGTCCTGGTGGAGGAGGTTTCAGATGTTCGTCTGTAAATGATTGCAAT CTGCTTGTTTATGGTGCTGGCCAAGTTGTACCCTCATCACTCATCATTCTGGAGCCAAACCTCAAGTATTCCCTTTTGGTGGCCATATCATCTGCTGCTCAGTATGGACGATTGGTATTGGTAATGGACAGGAGTTTTTGTACTGATTCTGCTGGGAACACATTTACTAGATCAgcaaattcaagttttcaggTGCATTTTG ATAGAAGAAGTGTATTTGTTGACCTGAGGACTCATGTTCCTGAGAAATTGCTTCAAGTTAATAGTGAAATTAGAACAGTGCGGGCaaccaataatcataataaccTGAAGGTGTACCTATACTTCTCAGCACCTATTCTCAATTCATCAGCTGAGATTCTAAGTTCTCTGAACATAAGGCAGGGTAGGCTTCTTCCCATCAGTGGAGAACATCATGGGAATCGCAGATTTGGCTTTCTG GTTGCTAATATATCTGATATTGCTATAGTAACAATAAGCCTCACTCCAAACTCTACAATAAGCAGACAGGGGACTCCCGTTTCTCCTGTGGCACCAGTTACTTTCCTATATG ATTCTCAGAGGACTGCTGTGAGATTAAGCACAACATCTCACATGAGGACACGAGAACACAATGTCCCgatttccataaaattcatgaagccAGTTTTTGGGTTTAACTCGTCTTTGATATCCATCTCAGGAGGGCGTTTGCAGAG CTTCCATGAAATCAGTAGAAGCATATATGCTGCAGAAATACGAGCAGATGATGATGTTGTTTCTGTCAATATCCCTGAAAATGTAACTGGGGATGTTGctggaaataaaaatttggcGTCTAATGTTCTCCAAGTGAGGCACT ATTCTATACCTATAATTTCTTCTGTGATTTCCATCTTTGCAACTGCTGCTTTTTTGTTGACTTGTTTTGCTGCGGGGCTTCTCACCACGTCAACTGCAAGCCTTCAATCCGTTGGGGCATTTTCAAGACCGTCTTCATCTTTGTCATCTGACCCTGCAAGGATACTCTTT AGAAGTGCATGCCACATTCAGGTTTTTGCACTGTCTAGGTGGTTGGCAGTCACATTGCCAGTTGAGTATTATGAACTTGCAAGGAGTTTAGAGTGGAGCATTCCTTATTTTAGTCTCCCATGGGAAACTGGGCACATTCAGCCTGTTATGATGGGTTCAAGCCCCAGTGACGGTTcgaattcttttttttcccgAGCATATGATTGGGAAATATCCAATAGTTTTCAACCAAAACAAGAGGAATTCAAAGTAGCTGCTAATGTATATGGTTCACCACTTAGTGCAATGGAATACAGATCATTTTTTGAG AACCAAAGCATGAAACCAGAAGCAGATTATATTTTGGATAAGCTGCATTCAAATGG GTGGAGGGATTTTGATAGAAGCTTGTTCTGGTTAGCTGTAATTGGTGGCAGTTTGGTACTGCTGCATGTTTTTCTCTATTTCATTCTGAAGTGCAAGAggagagattttgaaaagCAGGGGAGTTACGGAGCACTAATATTTCCTAGATTTGAGATATTTCTTGTAATTCTTGCACTACCTTGTATCTGCCAGGCTTCTGCTGCTCTAGTTGCAG GAGGAACCCCTTCAGGAGTTGTAGTTGGGATTCTGCTGCTGGGTGTTGTGGCTTTCGTACTGCTGTCATTGCTATTGTTCCTGTCTGTCGGAATCACACTTGGAAAGCTGCTTCAATACAAGGAAGTCCATCGAGAAGGCCAGCAGTTTCACTGGTATCAAGATATCATCAGAGTGACTCTTGGTCCTGGTAAACGAGGCCAGTGGACTTGGAAAAAGAAAGCCAACTCTGTCCACCTAACCATGTTCGGCCCTCTGTTCGAAGATTTGAGAGGTCCTCCAAAATACATGGTCTCGCAGATATCTGGTGACAATCCCAGCAGACAGGGTGACCGTATCATTGCTTCTGATGATGAAACAGAAGATGCTGAAGCACCTTTCATTCAGAAGTTGTTTGGGATACTCAGAATATACTACACACTGCTAGAATCTGTGAAACGAGTTTCTCTGGGAGTTTTGGCTGGTGCCTACTTGAATAACTGGTTGTCTAAAACTCCAGTAGTTATCTTGTTATGCATTACCTCTTTTCAGCTTTTCTTCCTTGTTCTTAAGAAGCCTTTCATTAAGAAAAAGGTACAGTTGGTTGAAATCATCTCTCTTTCCTGTGAAGTGGGTATGTTTGCCACTTGTTTTGTTCTCTTGGAGAAGGAATTTTCAGCTGGGGGTGAGACTAAAATTGGAATCTTCATGCTTATGTTATTCCTATTTGGATTCTTGGCACAAATGATTACTGAATGGTATGCTTTGTATGAACAAACAAAGCAAATAGACACTGCTAGGAACTCTTTCCTGACAGGTTTGAAAATAGCTTCAATTGGATTTCTCCTGTATTTCATCCCTCAGAAATTGATGAAAAGCTTTGAAAGCAACTTCCCAGCATTTCAACGTGGGGGTGAAGTCACAGCGGATACAGGTGTTCCTTCCGACAGGATGCGGAGTACTTCTGGGAGCAGGAGCTCTGGCACACCAGAGAAACCATGGCCAAAACAACTAAGGGAAATGGCAAAGGCTAGCTTTAGTAAAGATGGAAGCAAAGTCCCAACTGATCCTTCAAGCAGCGGAACCAAATGGAGTGGGTTCTGGGGGACAAAAAGGAGTGGGAGCTCTTCTCTAAGTTCCTCTTCGGATATGAAGTCAAAGTCGAAAGGGTTGTACAAAGACTTAGAAGCCATTTTTGCATCCAAATGA
- the LOC18603935 gene encoding diphthine methyltransferase homolog isoform X2 codes for MDVAHCYLEGNADAVEFCPHEGYQHVLAASTYTLQEGDQPSRAGSISLFDVNAEKGNLELFHRVDTAGIFDIKWSPVGGNVGPLLAQADADGYLKIYSLEGRSDGEEGGLLNAVSGEKISSSMCLFLDWNPSATSISVGLSDGSVSIISLVESGIETLQEWKAHDFELWTTCFDFQQPQLVYTGSDDCKFSCWDMRDSPAQMVFQNSKVHKMGVCCIAKSRCDPNIILTGSYDEYLRVWDLRSISRPVNETSVCLGGGVWRIKHHPFVSGLVLAACMHNGFAIVKIGGEKPEVVETYNQHGSLAYGADWQKDKLLPVGKTKSTIVATCSFYDRLLRIWMPKSDICCI; via the exons ATGGACGTGGCTCATTGCTATTTAGAAGGCAATGCCGATGCCGTGGAGTTCTGCCCGCACGAAGGTTACCAACACGTGCTAGCGGCTTCGACTTACACGCTGCAAGAAGGCGACCAACCGAGCCGAGCCGGTAGTATTTCATTGTTTGATGTGAATGCTGAAAAGGGTAATCTCGAATTGTTTCATCGGGTGGATACCGCTGGGATTTTTGATATTAAGTGGAGCCCTGTCGGAGGCAATGTGGGTCCTCTCCTTGCTCAAGCTGATGCTGATGGGTACTTGAAAATTTACAGTTTAGAGGGTCGCTCTGATGGAGAGGAAG GAGGCCTTCTTAATGCAGTCAGTGGTGAAAAAATCAGCTCCTCCATGTGCCTTTTCCTGGATTGGAACCCATCGGCCACATCCATCTCCGTTGGTCTATCAGATGGTTCTGTCTCAATAATTTCCCTTGTAGAGTCTGGAATAGAAACATTACAAGAGTGGAAGGCACATGATTTTGAACTATGGACAACTTGCTTCGACTTTCAACAACCACAGTTAGTATATACAGGATCTGATGACTGCAAATTTAGTTGTTGGGATATGCGGGATAGTCCAGCCCAGATGGTATTCCAGAATTCCAAGGTCCATAAAATGGGAGTTTGTTGCATTGCCAAGAGCCGCTGTGATCCAAATATCATACTTACAGGTAGCTATGACGAGTACTTGAGGGTATGGGATCTAAGGTCGATCTCAAGGCCAGTAAATGAAACTTCAGTTTGTCTTGGGGGAGGAGTTTGGAGAATCAAGCACCATCCTTTTGTGTCAGGCTTGGTCTTGGCAGCTTGTATGCATAACGGATTTGCAATTGTCAAGATTGGAGGGGAGAAACCTGAAGTTGTTGAAACTTACAATCAGCATGGCTCGCTTGCATATGGGGCAGATTGgcaaaaagataaattattaCCAGTAGGCAAGACCAAGAGTACTATTGTAGCCACTTGCTCATTTTATGACCGTCTTCTTCGCATATGGATGCCAAAAAGTGATATTTGCTGCATTTAA
- the LOC18603935 gene encoding diphthine methyltransferase homolog isoform X1: MDVAHCYLEGNADAVEFCPHEGYQHVLAASTYTLQEGDQPSRAGSISLFDVNAEKGNLELFHRVDTAGIFDIKWSPVGGNVGPLLAQADADGYLKIYSLEGRSDGEEGSRGGLLNAVSGEKISSSMCLFLDWNPSATSISVGLSDGSVSIISLVESGIETLQEWKAHDFELWTTCFDFQQPQLVYTGSDDCKFSCWDMRDSPAQMVFQNSKVHKMGVCCIAKSRCDPNIILTGSYDEYLRVWDLRSISRPVNETSVCLGGGVWRIKHHPFVSGLVLAACMHNGFAIVKIGGEKPEVVETYNQHGSLAYGADWQKDKLLPVGKTKSTIVATCSFYDRLLRIWMPKSDICCI; this comes from the exons ATGGACGTGGCTCATTGCTATTTAGAAGGCAATGCCGATGCCGTGGAGTTCTGCCCGCACGAAGGTTACCAACACGTGCTAGCGGCTTCGACTTACACGCTGCAAGAAGGCGACCAACCGAGCCGAGCCGGTAGTATTTCATTGTTTGATGTGAATGCTGAAAAGGGTAATCTCGAATTGTTTCATCGGGTGGATACCGCTGGGATTTTTGATATTAAGTGGAGCCCTGTCGGAGGCAATGTGGGTCCTCTCCTTGCTCAAGCTGATGCTGATGGGTACTTGAAAATTTACAGTTTAGAGGGTCGCTCTGATGGAGAGGAAGGTAGTAGAG GAGGCCTTCTTAATGCAGTCAGTGGTGAAAAAATCAGCTCCTCCATGTGCCTTTTCCTGGATTGGAACCCATCGGCCACATCCATCTCCGTTGGTCTATCAGATGGTTCTGTCTCAATAATTTCCCTTGTAGAGTCTGGAATAGAAACATTACAAGAGTGGAAGGCACATGATTTTGAACTATGGACAACTTGCTTCGACTTTCAACAACCACAGTTAGTATATACAGGATCTGATGACTGCAAATTTAGTTGTTGGGATATGCGGGATAGTCCAGCCCAGATGGTATTCCAGAATTCCAAGGTCCATAAAATGGGAGTTTGTTGCATTGCCAAGAGCCGCTGTGATCCAAATATCATACTTACAGGTAGCTATGACGAGTACTTGAGGGTATGGGATCTAAGGTCGATCTCAAGGCCAGTAAATGAAACTTCAGTTTGTCTTGGGGGAGGAGTTTGGAGAATCAAGCACCATCCTTTTGTGTCAGGCTTGGTCTTGGCAGCTTGTATGCATAACGGATTTGCAATTGTCAAGATTGGAGGGGAGAAACCTGAAGTTGTTGAAACTTACAATCAGCATGGCTCGCTTGCATATGGGGCAGATTGgcaaaaagataaattattaCCAGTAGGCAAGACCAAGAGTACTATTGTAGCCACTTGCTCATTTTATGACCGTCTTCTTCGCATATGGATGCCAAAAAGTGATATTTGCTGCATTTAA